From Terriglobales bacterium:
CAACGATTCCAGAGCATTGCGGAACGCGACCCGCAAGCCCGGTTCATCGAAATGGCCAGGCAGTACGTAGGGTTTGGCATCGCCAAACCGGCGCTGCTGCAAGTGATGTTTGGGCGAGCGATGGCCAGGCTTTCGAAAAACAGTTCCCTCGGCAGCGCTGCCAAGGAGGCATTCCTCGAACTGCTGCGAGGGGCGGCAGACGCCGCTGGCTTGCCTTTAGAGACGACTGACAGTTTCCAGTTGGCGATTGCCTGCTGGTCGCTGGTGCACGGCTATGCGACTCTGGCCACCAACGGCGCGCTGGATTCTCTCACCATCGGCAAGCGCCCGGATATTCGAGCCCTCGCCCGTTTCATCGAACTCAATCCCAAACAATGGCCGACCATATC
This genomic window contains:
- a CDS encoding TetR/AcrR family transcriptional regulator, whose translation is MNSSDQRRRRPALQAYHHGALRAAALTEARRILARKGADAVTLRAIARSVGVTANALYRHFQNKDALLGALAEEGFRELSQRFQSIAERDPQARFIEMARQYVGFGIAKPALLQVMFGRAMARLSKNSSLGSAAKEAFLELLRGAADAAGLPLETTDSFQLAIACWSLVHGYATLATNGALDSLTIGKRPDIRALARFIELNPKQWPTISASPRTK